cacgggtTTGGCTTATGATTAATTGGATCGAGCAATAAATCATGAACGAGCCTTACCAGCGGCCTAGGCCGAGCGTccgttttcatgttttgagCCGCACCGTACCGTAATGGagtgcacatttttttttgtcattcCCTCCGTTCGGAACCCCTTCGAGTACCCCTTGCGCACTCGtgacggcggcagcgaaaCGGGGTGTTTGGGCTGCGGTTAGGGACGAGCGTTTAACGGCCACCGCGCAGTGAGGTACTAGGTAcggttttgggaaaatggTAAAGTAAGCGCCATAAATCCTATCCGTGCGCCACGCTGAGAATCTAACACCTCTCCGGGCTGTCGGGAGCAGGAAGTGAACGTAGCGCCACTTGACTTGGGTCCGTGAAAGGCGATACTTTTCATCCGCGATACGCCATAAATCGTGCGCTGGGCTAAACTGCGGCTAGACTAGAACAACAACGGTCTGCCATTTTGAGTTACGGTATTTACCAGTTTAGATTCTAACAATTAAAATATGTACACCGGTACAGAAGATATGCTTCGCCCCCCACCCCGATCATGTATCAGTCGTTCCTCCAACAACTTTATTACTTCCTTCCAGTGGAGAGGCGGATGGTTCTGGCAATTGAAGTTCTCGCGAGAATCACGTCATAACGTGTTGAATTCCATTCCTCCAAGACTCTGCGCGTCGTGTCGGTCAAATCGGTCTCCGTCAGCGAaatcgtggcgtggcgtgtacAGTGTCAATCTGTGTAGACAAACACCCTGGACGGACACGGATGGCGACGGCAAATAACATAAACAATGCTTCCCGTTGGTTCGCTCCACGTTTTCTGCATTCCCTGTACTGGACGCGCTGGTCGGTCCCACGATTGAGATCTCCCTGCGTCCGGCGGGACATCGGATACGGTCGCGTTGTTTCGTCTTCGCCGTTGCCACGCGAGTTTCATAATTGTGATTCGAGCGCGACAGGATCCCAGAATGGCACTGCTTCTGCGCCCCACCGTCCTTCGGATTGGGTCTTTAACCTCGCAGGCACTAGCGCAGGAGAATAGCTGATTTTTCCTAGCCCATCCCACTGGAATCGGGTCCACCCGGTAGGTTCTCAAAACAATCTCACCCTGGACGCTAGACTTGCAAGGGTCATAGATAGCCAGAGGCCACTGGCCAACAGGCTATTAATAGGGCACTACTAGTGTACTAGCTGGAAAAAAGGTCGTCATTCGACCTCTGAGATAAGATGCCCCAGCCGGCGGCAACGGCTTCCTCGGTTCCGAACCAAACTTTGATGGGTGCTCCGCGTGCCAACTGCGCAAAAATATGACTCTCAGGTCCCGCACGCACGGCGGTGTCCGGTTCTCCGGTTGAGTTTTCGGTGAGCTGTcgcttttccggccccggcacaTAGTCGTAAAACCTGGTCAACCCTTTTGCGTTATCAGCTCCTGCCGGCGGGATAACGGGAGTTTTATGGGACACATGCCCACTGCACACGCTTCCGTTGCGCAATATGAACTCAATCGGGGCCCGGATCGGGGCCAGACTGCCTGCCTGGCAAACGCTGACACCGTACTGCTGCGGAGCAGAAGAATGGTGTGCGTTTTGGGCCAATGCTGCCCGTTCCGTACTTTCGGGAGCCGCCCAAACTGCGATTGGGCCGTTATGTTATAAATAATGAGCagcgcccggtccggtgttcCGTTTCCTCCAAACCTGCCACCGTGATCCTGTCTGGTGGACCCATTTTGTTAGGCCACACCCAACGAAGCTAGCCAGCAGGGGAACCGAAAGGGCTCCCGGAATCTAGACCTCCACTGCGCAGGACCGTCCACACTGATGCTGTGCCGTGAGATGGCGGAGTGTGGGGCCATcgtgaaataaatcattggcGAAATATGAGTCGACGAAGTCGTTGAAGCCATTGCCGTTACTCGTCGAATGAGCAAATGAGTTTGTGAGACGGACAGCTACACAGAgtccccgtggccccgtgggcATTTTTCGGCCAGGGGGATTGTGCCGAGCGAGCAATTTATTGGATTGAACCGCTGACACGCTGCCTAACAAATTGCGATTTTAAATGTTCACGCGAGGTCCGACCGGTCCTCAGCCGCGAGCCTTACGGAACTCTTCCTCGAACGGGTGGTGCGGATGACCGAAGCTGAACGATTCCGGGCAGATCCGGCCGTTCCGCTCGAGGGCACCCAGTTTCTTcatgtcgtcatcgtccagcTTGAATTGGAAGATGTCCGCATTTGCGGCGATGCGTTGTTTGCTGACCGACTTCGGAATGACGATGTGTCCGAGCTGCACCTGGTAGCGGATCAGAATCTGGGCGGCCGTCCGGGAGTGCTTCTTGGCCACACTCTGCACGACCGGATCGTCCATCAGCACCGGATCATCGTCTTTCACCCACGGCCGAGCCGGTGAACCGAGGGGACTGTAGGCCGTGATGGTGATGCCCTGCTGTCGGCAGTACTCCGTCAGTGCCGACTGGTGAAGATACGGATGGCACTCGATTTGGTTTGTGACCGGTGCGAGTCGGGCTACGTTCAGGATGCGCTGCACTTGTTTCGTGTTGAAGTTGGACAGTCCAATGTTGCGGACGAGCCCGCGATCGACGAGCTTCTCCATCGCCGGCCAGGTGTCGATGTAGTCGGCATCGGAAAAGTGAACCCGCTTACCATCCGGCCGAAGGGGGAACAGTACGTCACCTTCCTGGTATGCTTGCGGCCAGTGGATTAGGTACAGATCCAGGTACTTGAGGCCCAGGTTGCGCAGTGTCACCTGTAGCGCTCCGTGCACCAGGTCCGGCCGATGGTACGTGTTCCACAGTTTGCTCGTCACGAACAGATCTTCACTAAAATTAGAGCCGTATCACGGAGGGGGCGCTTGTCGGAGTGGCCCCCACGGGCAGTACCTACCGTTTGACGCGATTCTGGGCGATTTTGGCAGCAATCCCTTCGCCCACTTCGTGTTCGTTCTCGTAGACGTGCGCACAGTCGATGTGCCGGTAGCCGACGTCGATGGCATCTCGGACCGCCTGCGCCACCTGCCCCGGTGGGGACTACAACCAGAACGGCGCGCCGGTTAGtatggtttggtttgggagCACACACAGCTTGAACTACGGCGTAACTTACGTTCCACGTTCCTAGACCAACAGCCGGGATGGAGGCTCCATTTTTGAACAGTATTTTCGGAACTTTCGAAGCCATCCTGCCGAAAGGTGGCGACAGTTTCAACACCTTCGGCAGACGATTGCCAACCTACTGCAGTTCCGCTCTCAACCGTTTCCGGCTCTAGACTGAGCAGTGTTTGCTTGGTTGGTTGTCAAGCTAACGAGTTGGATGGTTGCCATGATCAGAAAGAAGCTATCAGTTGGGAAGTTTGCCAAACACAGTCGGCTACAAAATGAAGGACACTCAGAAATCTTTAAAAAAGCAGAGATATGCTTATTTTCGAACGTTCGcattggtttctttttcatttatttctcGTCTTCTTTCTcgtatttctttttaattctttatttattttgaagaaaaaatgggTTCTcttacaaaaaaggaaacccttAGGAAAAGTCTAAGGGTCAcacaataatttaaaatcgatatttttgggtcgtccattttttcagatttttttcttatatttACGACATGACAACAAAGCGATCACTGGCattggaaaaataaacgaacacCTAAACACAATTTAACATTTAACGATAGTTCATGTTACCTTTTAGTGAGCAACGCTAGTCAATCActaatttcaacaaacaacaatttaaGCACATATTTTGGGTCAAAAAAAGAATTGaaacattgtttgtttataCCGGCGGTGTTTACGCCATTTATGCTTCATCCGTTAAGTCGTCATCTCCTAACAAAAGTTCTTTATCGTCACGTTTTCAACGATCTTCCACTGCGTTTATTATTTCTAAACAACTGACTGGGCCGTATATATTACATTTCATTAGTTCAGCCGGATCATACAAAACGACGGCTTTAAAGCCAATAAAATGGTTCCGATGGCTCCACGAGATGGAAGAAGCAGAACACGAAATAAACTGCGTCtaattgtttaattatgaGATTGGAATTTGGAACTAGCAAGGAAGCATGTATGGCACAAACAACGAAACTCTCGGCAGACGCCACCTGGCAATGCTTTTGCCCGCAGGCATTTGTTTCCGTATCATTACCATACGCCAACGATTACAAATTATAAGAATTCCGAATTACCGTTATTAAATTAATCACCCTCTGGGCCTGGGCGTGTCTCGCTCACGGCGCTGGGATTAGGGTCCATCGATCCGCTCCCGAAGCGCACAGCTGTTCTGGCTCGCCAGCGCCCGGTAGCCATCTTCCCAGGCGTTCGAGTGccaaaaagcataaatcctttccataaaagcataaatttccggcagcataaatcctTTCTCCGTGGGCGGAGCTTGAGCAGCCATTCTCCTAGGGTCGCCCTATCTGTCCTTTTCCCGTCGCAATGCCGTCGGAGCCTGCGCTCTCGGCAGAGGTGTGAAAACGGACATCAGCGGCTCACAGGGTGGTTCTAAAACGTTGTGCCGGAAAGCATAGCGCATCGAGGCGACGAAGCATAATGCGAACAACTTggccttttttccacttcgaTATGCTTCCTTCAGTTCGTTCGAACACCACAAAGCTCCGTTTGAGCATTTTCGCACCATAGGCTGTCCCGTTCCGGCTCGTTCGGTTGGTCCCGCACGATCAACATCATTTATGCTGAGGAACCCTAAAAACGCTGTAAACTGATCCCGCGCGCGGCGagatgatgaaaatggaacaaaaaggaaacaaaacgaagtCGTAAAAAACTCCCCTCGCGGCGGCCGACACTTGGGTGACAAAGCGGGACGCGAAgggtttgcaaaaaaaaaggagaagagACGCGGAACGGCAGACTGGCTAGCCTGGCGTGGCCTGGCCAATCCCCGCGGCCCCGTCCCGGGCACGGGCGGACCATGGGTTTATGAATGAAGGCAGTCCTTCGAAGACGGGAGTCGGCTTTCGGGCGTGCGGTTCTCAGTGTGCAATTTTCCTTCGATCGGAGCGGTTCGTGAGCCGGTCGTGAGCGGTCGTACCGATTTGAGCCGATTAGCAGAGAAGAAAGTGCTTTACATAATCATGAATCAGTGAAACAATAATCAGTTCAATAATAATTAGTGGAAAAAGTGTGATAAACCAATCGAAGGATATCGGACCCGAGGCGAGTCTCGAGCGATCCTGCAGTTCGTGTGGCAGTGTGTGACAAAGTGAGCATGAATTAATTGAGCTGTGTTCGAAGTGTTCAAACATTGTTGTGCAACTGCATCTCGATTACGATTACGGCAACGTATTGCAAACCCCACAATGGATAACTCCGGACTGTCGCCGTTGGCCGATCTGGACTCCAGTTCCGGTGGATCGGATGGTGTCGGAAGCTTTGGCCACGGTCAGCCAATCTACATGAACCAAAGTGGTCAGTATCTCGCGAGGCGTAACAGTTATTTAGTGCGTTTGCTGGtgttttggggtttgttttgctgggCTGACCGCAAAACAGATCGTCTTGAGTTATTTATCGAACtatttttcttgttgttggtggttttaatttgtacttgttttttattttctatatAATTTACtcattgttttgtgtttcgtccTTTCTTTTGTCGTTATTGTGATTCATCACTATTTAGTGGCTCATGCCTTGTTTCACTCGAATTAGATCCCCGTTTTATagtcatttgtttttaaattttcagtTGCTTTTTCACCGATCTTTCGTGgtcaaaattatttttttaattgtgtcgtttgatttttcaaaaatcccaaaacggaacgaactGAAGTGTGAATCTGTTTACACCCAGCCACAATTACCGATGAAGCAGTTTCGACACATTGTTGACCCAGCGTTGACGAAACCCGGCGGGTCACGGATTGTTGCgtttatgatttcatttgttCTCACCGACGATcgcgacgaggacgatgacaGATGATCGGTCCGTCTGTCAACAGTATGCTCCTCGTTATGCTGCGTCGATGCATCGATTCGGGCGAACAATTTTAGTTTTCTAATGAGCCCGCCGGCTTTGAAATGCGATGCCCCGATCCGTGTGGTGCCGATATTCCCGGGCTCCCGAGCGGTTCAATCTGCCAATAAACTCATCCACGGTCATCCACGCAAACCACGGCACAGCGCAGGCAGCGTGCAaagttgcaaacaaaaaaacatacaacatAATCtcgtttatgtttcgctttctgCTACCGTTGCCATTATTATTGCGCGGAGGCAGCGGGGGCCAGCGTAACAATGTTCTCTTCGCGGCCGAAGATGCCGAGAACGAACCGCGTGTTACGGCagaagaaagcaaataaaaacaacaaacaagcaaagcGCAATCGTGACCAACGGCATTGAGACTTCCGCCGGGGCGCGTGTGGGGTTGACGATGGCTTCCGGCGTTGAAATGTGAGCCCGCCGTTGGTCGGCCGGCTGGCCTGGAGAAATCGCCCGCTTCTTTGGGTTTTAACTGTTGGCCATTAGAATGGTGCTACTTAATGTCTGTCTCGTGGACTCACGTTGCTCGTGGCGTAATTAATAAGAATCGGACGAAGTGTAACACAGTTCCTAGGACCGCTTCGTATCGCTCGTGTGATGAGGtctttattttaaaagtaacTCCACGATCATGATTCACGCTATGTGCTTAGAAACTAGCTATCTGATCCTGTACATCACAAGAGCGATGCCAAAACTAGTCACCAGTCATTTCATTATCGTTTTGCGGATCGTCACTATTTTTATGTAGAGTTTTTTTATGTATTGACAACCGAAGCCGACAACCGAAGAAGTCACTTCACATCTTCCCATCGTTCGCAGTGTACCGCGAGAATCCCAGCTCCATCAAGACGCTGTTCTTCTCGGACAAGCTACAAGAGTTCAGCGACAAAGAGTACCACCATCAgccgcaccaacaccagcagcaggaacggAAGTACCACGAGTCCAGCCAGTACCACCCGCTGAAGCCGGGCCACCCGGGCCAGACGGATGTTATCTACTATGCGAGTGAGTCCCGTCCCATACCTCGGCTCCGCTGGGAAAAGAGACCCTCAATAATCCGAATCTCAACGATACTTCATTGCAGATAAACCCATCAGTGAGGTCAACGGTGGGCTGGTTAGTGGCGGCAGTAGCACCAACGGTAGTGCCACCTCCGTCCACAGTGGccccagcggcggcggtggaatgctctcggcggcggcaggtcCTGGCGTTCCGAATGGCGTACCGGCGTGCGGTACCGGGACCGTGCTGATGGCACGCGACAATAACAACAGCTCCTACCTGCAATCGCTTCAACCGCCGGTGCAACCGCCAGCCTCGGTCTCGGCCGCTGTAGCAGCAGTACCTCAGCTTAGCTCACATGTCCCCGCGCACGTCGGCGGCCCGCTGACCGATATGGAGCGCAAGTGTTTCAGCTTCAGCCCGGACCAGATCCAGTGTATGTGCGAGGCCCTGCAGCAGGAGGGCGACCTGGAGAAGCTGGCCACCTTCCTGTGGAGCCTGTCGCCGAGCGATCTGATCAGTGGCAACGAGAGCCTGCTGCGGGCCCGGGCCCTGGTCGCGTACCACCGGGGGCTCTACCACGAGCTGTACGCCGTGCTGGAGTCGCACTTCTTCTCGCCCAAGTACCACCCGGACCTGCAGACGCTCTGGTTCAAGGCGCACTACCGCGAGGCGGAGAAGGTGCGCGGCCGGCCGCTCGGCGCGGTCGACAAGTATCGGTTGCGCAAGAAGTACCCACTGCCGAAGACGATCTGGGACGGCGAGGAGACGGTGTACTGTTTCAAGGAGAAGAGCCGCAACGCGCTGAAGGACTGCTACACCCGGAACCGCTACCCGACGCCGGACGAGAAGAAGACGCTGGCGAAGAAGACGGGCCTCACGCTCACCCAAGTGTCGAACTGGTTCAAGAACCGTCGCCAGCGCGACCGGACACCGCAGAGCGGCCGACCGTAAGTGTCCAGCGTGGGTCTACATTTCGGGGGAAATTTGTCCTGGAGGCTGCTGGCTGTCCAGTCCGCCAGGACCACATGTTTGATGTAACGCCCTACCAGGACTAGCCTACGAGAGGAGAAGCCCAGCGGTACCGGAACACATGTTTTCATACTCGCCTACCACTCCGGTCCCTTGCGAACCGGAGAGTTAATGTATTCCGTTAACGCTAACTCTGCTAACGGTCCTGAAAGGACCTTTACAGTTTGCCCGGTGGCGCGGGATCTGTTGCGCAAGGGACCACTCGGCTGCTGTCGGGCGATGAGTAATGGGCACCGAAAGGCGAATGTTTCTTCTCTGTGCTCATTAGCCCACTAGGTCGGAGCGCCGAGAATGCTGTTCGAGGCTTCGGTCCTAAGGTCCTGAGAGACTTGAACATTCCCGAAACTATTTTTTACGCTTCACATGCACTTGTAGCCCAGGAAGGCCAGTTCAGGGTAGGCCGAAGGGAGGACATAATTTAAATGTGGCACTACGAGAGCACGAACCGTGAGCAATTGGGGCCCGGTTCCCAAGAAgaaccggccaccaccggtaaTTAGGAGGCTCTCCGTTCGTTTGATGTTGAGGTCGCTCTCGAAGGCGAAAGGGCACAGTCCAACCGCGGCGTGCCATTAGGCGTTAAATAAAGCGCACAAAGTGGTACCTTTTAGCCGTGCATCCCGAAAGTGCGTTTGGTGGTTCATCCTAATTATCCGCCATCCGGATCGACCGGATGAGGGGTGATCAGGCCGACCGGCCCGATCAATGAACTTCCAGGGGCACAATCCTTCATTTGATGgggaggttttgttttgggcttGGCGACGACGGCTCAATCTTTCTCACTCTCAGGTGGCGTTTCGCACTTCTCACCGCGTGTCCTTCTCGGTTTCACTCTCTTTCAGCGATCTCATGATGTCGGTGCTCCCGGTCGGACCGGACCAGATGGACGGTGGCTACCAGCGGCTGTTTAATGTGGCCAATTACGGACCCGCGCACGGTTATCACGCAAATGATATGTACGCGGTGCAGTAGGGAGGGGGGGCCCTTGGAGGCGCTTGGAGCGGCGGCGCCCGGAGGCGTTCGCGTGGCCAAAGGATAACGCCCCCTGCCCCCGCGGGAGGGATCACTTTGTGATAGgttgtaattttgtttgtgtttttgtgttcccGGGGGCTAATCGCGCCGTCGTCAGCCGgtgggaaaaaatgggaacccTGTACATATGAGGCGAGAGGTGGTTCCATGCTCGGTACTCtcttgattttgatttttagAACGAATCAATTGACCGGGCTCGGATGTAAATACGCTAGATGCCAGTGAGTGATGTGTAAAATAATGTGACGAATAAATGTGCAAAATGTGGATGAATTCGATTCGACGTCGAGTCTCTTTGTagtattgattgatttgtcaTACATTCGCTTTATTACTTGATTTTAACAAACGGAGCTTTCTCAAATGAGGCAAAACAGTGATATATAATTATCGCAACCGTCTTTTTGGGAATTAAAATTCAACACATTTCCCAATAGATTGCATGCAACTGCACCGAACAagttgtgtgcgtgttgcggTAAACCGGTTCACTCATTCGATTTGGCCCGTTTCGACGACGTGAAACTTTtcacgaaatatttcacacttaatttcaaacgatcgGTAAGCGGCTGTTCAAGAAACGAATGTTAGAAGAAATGTGCTTAAAGTTTTAAGATTTAACCCATTTTCATGATGGTAGATTGTTCTGTAGCAATTGGAATATGGTGTGCGATTTACAGTACAAAACAGGTTCATCTCTTCAAGATaatagaaacaataaatcCAACGAACAGAATCCGTTCGAATGATGGGCAAGAATGTGAGCAACGGTCCCAGGACCGCACTTCGTCACCGGTATTCAGTCATTTTCATTTACTCAAAGGACCAACGGGGGAGCCTCAGGAAGGCCGTCGAAGCGGGTACATTGTGAgccaaattaaaatcaaagcTGCTACTCAGCGCCATCGGTAGCATCGAGCCGTTGAGCGTCCAAGGGGAACGGATTCGCTCTGGCCATGCGGCACTCGACAATGAGGTCTCATTAACAATGCAACAAAACTCCGACTGGTGATGCAGTCCGTTtgcagcccggcccggacgtTCGCTTTCGCATCCATCGCGACCAAAGACGATCCAGACGaggttttatgcttttttgcttttgacTCTACAATCATTGCCAGCGTTTCGACCGGGTTCGGTGGGTTAAGTATGATGCTAAGCCGACGGTAAGGGATTCGCGGAGACTAATAAGCGAAAGGGATCATCAGTCTCGGAAGGTTTGGTCCTGTTGGggattgaatgaaattttgcttTTGTGCCATCGGCCTTTAATGTTGCCTGTCTTTTGGATTGACTtttgaaatggtttcaatttcgtATTTAAGTTTGGGGATTGTAATTGATacattaattttgatttattgtaaatcatttttatgttatGTCCTTTCAAATAGTTTCTCCAAGTGTAGTTGATTGAACTTCATTGCTGGATAGAACTACAACATTTGCTGCCACGTGACTTATTGACATATTGTTTTTTAGACTTCGCAATCCTTCGAAGGGACAACGAAAGAAGGACCAAAGATGGTGAGACAAGGGATTCCTGTTGCTTCCCA
The nucleotide sequence above comes from Anopheles bellator chromosome 1, idAnoBellAS_SP24_06.2, whole genome shotgun sequence. Encoded proteins:
- the LOC131216423 gene encoding homeobox protein SIX4 codes for the protein MDNSGLSPLADLDSSSGGSDGVGSFGHGQPIYMNQSVYRENPSSIKTLFFSDKLQEFSDKEYHHQPHQHQQQERKYHESSQYHPLKPGHPGQTDVIYYANKPISEVNGGLVSGGSSTNGSATSVHSGPSGGGGMLSAAAGPGVPNGVPACGTGTVLMARDNNNSSYLQSLQPPVQPPASVSAAVAAVPQLSSHVPAHVGGPLTDMERKCFSFSPDQIQCMCEALQQEGDLEKLATFLWSLSPSDLISGNESLLRARALVAYHRGLYHELYAVLESHFFSPKYHPDLQTLWFKAHYREAEKVRGRPLGAVDKYRLRKKYPLPKTIWDGEETVYCFKEKSRNALKDCYTRNRYPTPDEKKTLAKKTGLTLTQVSNWFKNRRQRDRTPQSGRPDLMMSVLPVGPDQMDGGYQRLFNVANYGPAHGYHANDMYAVQ
- the LOC131206370 gene encoding aldo-keto reductase family 1 member B1-like, whose translation is MASKVPKILFKNGASIPAVGLGTWNSPPGQVAQAVRDAIDVGYRHIDCAHVYENEHEVGEGIAAKIAQNRVKREDLFVTSKLWNTYHRPDLVHGALQVTLRNLGLKYLDLYLIHWPQAYQEGDVLFPLRPDGKRVHFSDADYIDTWPAMEKLVDRGLVRNIGLSNFNTKQVQRILNVARLAPVTNQIECHPYLHQSALTEYCRQQGITITAYSPLGSPARPWVKDDDPVLMDDPVVQSVAKKHSRTAAQILIRYQVQLGHIVIPKSVSKQRIAANADIFQFKLDDDDMKKLGALERNGRICPESFSFGHPHHPFEEEFRKARG